GATAACTATTGTCTTTTTAACAGATAGTATAGTTTGGAAATTACACACCGTAATTATAAGTATAAATATTCATAATTTCATCAGTATTTGGGTAGTTTTAGTGTTGAGAATAAATAAACGAAagcatttaactttttttttttacatcttttccAGCAAGACTCACCTCCCAAGTGGCACAGAGGTCTGTCTCATGATAAATGTACTTTCCATTCTCATCTCGTGGATAGAATGTATCTCCTGGCTTTAGAAAATCACAGTGACATTTAGTGAGGTGAAATAACTTGATAATAATCTTAATTTAAATATGGTAACACATGTAGAAGccatgtttattcattttcttttttttttattaaaggtcCAACACATATAGAAAACTGCTTGAACCTGGAAAGCTGTTGGCATTTCTACAATATAGAGATCCACATAGTCCAGCTGTAATGTCGCCAGTGTTTTCTCCAAAGCTGGGCGTACTAACTCAGGAGGGTGGAATGTGTTCCACAACTGCAAAATCAGTGAAGACAAACAGGTATTAGATGTTGCAAAACTGTGGCATTAGGTTATCTATGTGgccatgactttttttttctggaagaaAGTTCAATACCCTACCGGGCACATttcaaacacaagcacacagacTTTGCCAACCTTTCCACAGTAGAAGATATCCTCTCTCTTTACGGTTCCATCTGCTATTTTTTCCCTTATTGCTTGTCCCACCTCATGTTCATTGAAATAGACCAATGCTCCATCAATATGTCTGTACCCAATTTCAATGGCCAGCTTGACAGCTTCATATGAAGTACCCTTGGGGGTCTGACAACAAACAACTTCTATAAGTTAAATATCTTTGAGTCACAGTAGAATATTTTCATAATAGAATTAAATCATGGGTTAAATTCTGTCAGATTAAATAACCTGTCTTACCATGCGTGGATTCCCATAAGTTCCCAGTCCTATCAAAGGTATGCTGTTTCCATCGCTCAGAGGAATTGAGTGACTTTTGGCTGACAGTTCCATGTTCACCAGAGTGTCTGCTGCACCTTTTGTCTTTGATTAAAGCTCCCACACTATGCcattcaacacagtttgaaaCAGCCCTCATGTTTCTGCTCTTTGACCACAAACATGACTCCTCCCAGACAGAAAGAGCAGCCTCCTGCACAAACTCACAGGAAGATAAAACTACATTATCTGACACAAAATATGCTGATATGCTTTGTTTTGTATGCATGTGAATCAGTATTGATACAAAGTTGCTCATTACAATGTGCACCTTGGCCCTAACCGGCCACTGTAGTTGTCTAAAAACCGCAGTGCTGTGTGGGTAATATGCGGTTTGTGTTTTGAGAAAAGAGACTACAGTAGCTAGCTATTCCCCTATCGGCGtatgattttaaaatactaTGCCGACAGCCTAATTTCAGTGTACATACGACTTTGCACTTTTGTAATTTGCCAGATTGAACAAGAATCGCCATAAACCAGAGAACGAGGTCTTACCTGCTTTTAGCAttggtgcaattaaaaaaaaggctacATAGCTAATTTAGCTTTCAAAACGGAAAGATATACACCCAAGTTAAAATATCTATTCTCTTTCTGATTTAATATATCAAAGTGTAAGATTAACTATTCAGTGTCTGTAATGCAcaatattagtatttttttcccAGAAGTCATAAATGAAATAAGATATCCTTTGTTGGCAAGCGCAACGCTATTtgaattgattgattgattgactgacgAGACGGGGAAGCAGTAAGGGGGGGAAATGGATGAAAGTGCCGAAAATGTTGATACCGACGACGTTGTCATTATTGTGGAAAACGAGGCTGAAAGTTTGCCAGCAGGAGAAGAGAGGCTAAAACCACAAGGGACCTTCGGACTAATGGACACATGCCCCATCTGCAAGTTGAGTTTCCACAACAGAGAGCCCAAACTGCTGCCGTGTCTCCACTCCTTCTGCAAGAAATGTCTGCCTGCCCCCTCCAGGAGTGCTGATCCAAGGCGCCCTCCAGGTGACAACAACAAACCAAGTAAGAAAACCTTTACCCATTCAAAGTCCTGCAGGTcacagattaaatgtttttgacTAAAGTAGGCCTGGGCAGATTAAACTCAGATGTTTACGTTTCTACATAGCTTATTAattaatgtaatatttcatGTGGTTACCCTTATTTGTTGCCAAAAGCTATTACACTAcacgtttttatttatttattatttttagtaaaCTCAATATCATAAAATTAGACAagcactttcttttttctctgctgGAAGAGTTCATCTGGGAAAGTTATTCTAAGTATCACCAGAGTCATTGATACAGTTATAAACTTTTGATTTACTCTTTAGTCGTCTTTAGATGTATTAGGAGGCTCATGCCAAACACTCCCAACATTTAAGACTATCCCATTCAACCAATTTCAGAGTATATAATTTACTTTCTTTGCTGGAACCACCTGTAATTTACATGCGTTGAGAGACAGATTTTATTGTAATCCTTAAGTAGTCTTAAACAATACATTCTTTAAAggtttttcattgtgtttatttcaacATTAGCTATCACTCATATAATTTTGTTTCCTATAAACTTCAGTTTCAACACAATTTAACTTCAGTTCTTTGTCAAAATTGACAAACACTTATAAACAGCattaatttgtctttattttctataaGAGATATCTTATTAACACCAAACATTCCTTTATAATAATCTGTCCTCTTGAGAATTAAAGTCCCCAGTAATCTCTAGTTATGTCATTACGCAAATGTTGGAGAAGCATCTCacccagctttgtgtgtttatgtgataaATATTTGATGCCTTCTGTAACATATCTGTTCTGTTGCTGTAGTTGGTGCAATCCAATGCCCAGTATGCAGACAGGAATGCTGGGAGATGGATGTCTTGGACAATTTCTTTGTGAAGGACTCTGCCGAGGTTCCCAGCAGCACCGTCGAGAAAACCAGCCAGGTTGGTGATAATCGGTGCTCCGTCTGCAGCTCTTTTCAGAAAAGTTTTGGTTTTCTGACTCCGGTGTCCCCCCCCCAATAGGTCTGTATGAGCTGTGATGACAACACAGAGGCAACAGGTTACTGTGTGGAGTGTGTGGAATTTCTGTGTGTGACGTGCATTGAGGCACACCAGAGGGTAAAGTTCACCAGAGACCACACCATACGTCAGAAGGAGGAGATGTCTCCAGGTAGTGAGAGTGCTTTAAgtccataaaaaaaatctgagcatgaactgattttttatttctctgttttcaaaCTTTGCTTCCAGAAGCGTTAGGCCTATCCACACAGAGACCTGTCTTTTGTGACATCCACAAACAGGAGCCGCTGAAGCTTTTTTGTGAGACGTGCGATCGGCTCACCTGTCGAGACTGTCAACTCCTCAAGCACAAAGATCACAAGTACGAAGAAGTTTAGGACTACTTGGTTTATGTTTAAGCTTGTCATGGTGTTGATGATTTAGCAAGCTATTTTCAGGCAAAAGATTGCTCTGTAAAATTATGTTCGACTTAAAAAGCTGTAGAGATTTTTTGGGGTTTGAAGCATTTGTGTCAACAGCAGTTTAGTCTTTTGAGAAAGATAATGATATGATTTCTGTCACAAAACAGGACAGAAAGATCTAAAAAGTACATGAACATTTGTCTTAAGCTCATGatgcctttctttttttaagctacCAGTTTTTGGAGGATGCATACAGAAACCATAAGCAGTACTTGGAGACCATGACGCTGCAGTTGCAGGACAAAAGAAAGGCCATTGGGGATGTATCAAGCTGTATCACTACAGGGTAATATTCTTTTCTCTTGCTGGAGGCggactttctgtttttgtgaattTTTCATATAGTCTGCAACAAATTAATCATTAGTCAGGTCACATGGTAATGTTCCACTACAAATGCATGgatcattttcatatttaaaccAAATTCAGATGAATATTAAGCATAACATGAACCCCATGTTCTGATTTTGCCAGACTGCAGCAAGTTGAGGAAAATCGGAAGGCTGtaacaaatgaaataaagaagtCCATCTGTAACTTGATTATGGAGATCAATAAGAAGGGAAAGATCCTGGTCAACCACCTTGAGGTGAGTAAAAATGCGTTGAAATGCAGCTGTGACTCACAGGATCCCTCTTTTAATATTTGGTGAACTCATAATCTTCCAGGCTTTGACTAAAGACCACGAGCTGAGCTTAAAAAAGCAGCAGGATGACGTCAACTCTCTGACCAGACATCTGGACCATGTCATCAGCTTCACTAAATGGGCCACGGCCAGCCACAGTGGAACAGCTCTGCTGTACTGCAAGAAACTGGTGTGTGACTTCAATGTCAAGCATCCAACTAAATGTCTTTATTGTGCAAAGTACATGACAGCTGGTGCATACAGTATATCTCTACAATTCTTTTATGAGCTCATTGACTTTAATGTTTGAATTTCTTTGTGTCTTTTAGATCCTTTACCAGATCCATTACCTGATGAGAGCAAGCTGTAATCCCTCCATCATTCCTCAGAGCACTGTTCGTTTCCAGTCTCGCTCTGGTTTCTGGGTCACAAATGTAGATCTCGGTAagaaagtaaaatatatttattgtatcAGTACCAGTAATTTTGGTCACTCTTTGTTTGAAGTCTCTTTTTGTTCTGTGGTCTACATTCAGCAACATTCCTCCCTATGTCATATAAGCATTGCCTTCTGTCAGTTTCATCATTAACTTATATCTGATGACAAGAATTTTCTGGGATAATACTCATAAAGATATGACATTATCACAAGAGTGAAGTTTAAAGGCAGTATCTCAAAGTAGAAAAAGTTAGGAAACTGGAAGTAGATAAATCCCCTGTAAGACTTCACATGAGATGTACTTTTTGGTAACACCATATCATACTTTTATCTTCTTGTCATATGTCAGTGTGCTCTTTGTGTCAGTATTAATCTAGTCCGGCCTAAAACACAGTTGTCTTAgtgttattgtttttggttgtatGATGCCCtcattttcttgatttttttgtgtgtgtgaagattTTGTAAtgcaaacagcaaaaaaaagggATTCTTAAGTTTTGTATGACTCTGAAAACATATTatcttaataaattaaattacccAACAGTATTTATGGTGCCTTTGTAGCTTCTGGTTTCAATACTGGGGTCAGAGCTTTGATAGTCCAAACAGAAAGAACTGGCTTGCGTTCAGATTGTCCACTTCAGCCTTAAATGCAGGTCTTGGTCAAATTATTTGTAAGATTTATACAGACATCATATTTGAATCCTAACTTATTCTTTCTGAAtagtaaacagtaaaaataaataaatagataaaacacaaacaccaagctctttaaaaattgaaatagttattattgttattatcattattattattgtgttgtATCTGCTTGTGTCAGTTTATTtgatgaagttaaaaaaagattacaaCTGCACAGTTTACTGATGGCAGTATTTTTGTCAGTGTTATACAGAGGGATGTCAAATAAAACGTCATGAACCAGAAGCAGCACATTGTGCTGTCCATTACTTACAGTTTGGCATGTGTCATATAGCTGTGAAGAAACAGTGCATAAACACTGCTTTCAAGTAGGGTccgacagaaaaaaagaagaaagtatcATAGGTCCTACAGTGTTATCTTTCACTGTTATAATTGTGAAAAACTCAAGTTTCTTCCTTGAGTGACCTTTTGCCAACACTAGGAACAAAACTCTCCCTTCTAACGTGAACCTGAGCCAAAGTACCTCTGAAGCTGTTATAGGGACTTTTCACCACTTGTTTACTTCTTGCAGGTTCTCTAATAGTAGAAAGAGGTCCAGGGAGGCCGACAGTTGTCAACCCTCAGGCAGGTCCCAGAGCAGAGGCCCCCACTGGAGGTCTCTCCATGCCAGCGCAGCAGCGACAGAACACTCTGGCTCAGCTCCAGATGCAGGTAGAAAGAAAAGCTTGGTTTTGATAGCCGGGAAAACCTTTCACACactgttttaatgtattttagttgatcatcctcatcatcctcaacatcaatttatttataaagtgctttaacaccagccacagctgaacaaagcGCTGCACATCTGAGTCAGGTAaagtaaaagcataaaaatccataaaagtcaacaacataaaaaaaaatcaaattaagtataaaaaaagtAGTAAATACATATatagaatgaataaataaaaaaataaaaaggtatgTTAATTTGTTGAACTACTTCTCTGTCCAAGGTTGACAAACTGTCCCATCAGCCTCACAGGCAGCCCTCTCCTAACTACTGGTCCTGGTACCAAAATGTCAGGCCTCCAGGACCTCCTGGCCCACCACCCCCAACCAGGCCTATCCATGGCGAGTCTTCCCCATCCCAAGGCCCCGTTGGTTTAACACAGTTTGGGCGGAGGTACGGGACCACCCACCCTGACCCAAGAAGTCCCACATCCTCCATGCTTAACAGCACAGCCTTCCCACATGCACAGGTGAGTTAGTGGATGTGACAGCATCACTGTGGAGTATGTCCCACCTGTTGCTCCACACAGAGTTTTACTAGATGGTGTTTATCTACTCCCAGCTGTGATAAAGATGTTAAATTCCCAGCAGTGACGTTGTTGTCAGCGCACTCTACTTTTTTACCcccatgttttaaaaaatgcttttgatAAAAAATTGATTATCTTTTGCTTGGGGTGGATCAGGTTCCTTATCTGTCAGAATAAAATGCACCATTTCAGCTTCTTTCTAAGAATCAGGGCAGAAATTGTGAATAGTTACTAAATTAGATACCTCAGTGCTTCTAATAAGCACTTTCTGTTTCTTAATAAGCAAAACAGTGGAACAAACTAACTCATAGTTGAtgctaaactgttttttttacctaaaagtatattttaacttaatttttctCTACATCTAGTCTCTCAGAGATCTGATCCACAGCTCCAGTTTCCCTCCTAAACCCATCGACGTATCACAGGGAACTTCCCGCTACCCGCAGTCTCTAAACGCTGGAATAGATGCACAGACATCACTGCACCAGGTAGGATCTGCATGAACATGACTCCAAAAGATTAAAGCACTTAATTTGTGTGATGAATtaatttttgcttcttttatttttatcttcagAGATGCCTACCAGAGTCCCCCCTCCTAAAGAGAAGTGAAGCTGGTGGATCCGTCCCCTCCATCACGATCTCTATCCACAAACCCGGCATGGCTTCAAGTCTAGCCTCTGCAACTGCAGATAAAACCAGCGCTCTTGGTCACATGGCAGGTTTGTGCTTTGATAGATCCTTTCCTAAAGGAAAATCAGTATTGAAAAGGAACTTTTTATCTGACTTTCAATTTTGCTTTCAGCTCAAAGGCGGCAAACCTCCCCAATGGCAAAGCCGTCCTCCTCAGACAGAAGTACAGGGTGAgaaatgtttgtctttcttcTCATCGTCTGGTCTTTCTGGTTgactgttgttgctgctgcgATATGATGGACATAAAGACATTTCCAACTCTCAGCTGTTTTCATTGCTTCACTTATTTTGGCAAAATCCCAATCATGTTCTCTCTGTGGTAATCTTTTTGTT
The window above is part of the Melanotaenia boesemani isolate fMelBoe1 chromosome 23, fMelBoe1.pri, whole genome shotgun sequence genome. Proteins encoded here:
- the trim24 gene encoding transcription intermediary factor 1-alpha isoform X1, which translates into the protein MDESAENVDTDDVVIIVENEAESLPAGEERLKPQGTFGLMDTCPICKLSFHNREPKLLPCLHSFCKKCLPAPSRSADPRRPPGDNNKPIGAIQCPVCRQECWEMDVLDNFFVKDSAEVPSSTVEKTSQVCMSCDDNTEATGYCVECVEFLCVTCIEAHQRVKFTRDHTIRQKEEMSPEALGLSTQRPVFCDIHKQEPLKLFCETCDRLTCRDCQLLKHKDHNYQFLEDAYRNHKQYLETMTLQLQDKRKAIGDVSSCITTGLQQVEENRKAVTNEIKKSICNLIMEINKKGKILVNHLEALTKDHELSLKKQQDDVNSLTRHLDHVISFTKWATASHSGTALLYCKKLILYQIHYLMRASCNPSIIPQSTVRFQSRSGFWVTNVDLGSLIVERGPGRPTVVNPQAGPRAEAPTGGLSMPAQQRQNTLAQLQMQVDKLSHQPHRQPSPNYWSWYQNVRPPGPPGPPPPTRPIHGESSPSQGPVGLTQFGRRYGTTHPDPRSPTSSMLNSTAFPHAQSLRDLIHSSSFPPKPIDVSQGTSRYPQSLNAGIDAQTSLHQRCLPESPLLKRSEAGGSVPSITISIHKPGMASSLASATADKTSALGHMAAQRRQTSPMAKPSSSDRSTGMTSWKQTTEPPSAPAVKRRRRSSPGPIIVIKDEPEDEDEVHFVQSNVGSSLPDSSTSAQSKPRQQQKVPTTAPVPTSASAGLHPQPPSQPESEKRVAPEEDPNEDWCAVCQNGGELLCCDKCPKVFHLACHIPTLNESPSGEWFCSFCRDLISPEMDYDRDRKDSPVSETFPPVDRRRCERLLLRLFCNDFSTDFQQPASPSETRRYKELIKTPMDLSVVKKKLESKDGECYIDPEGLVADVRLIFFNCAKYYKATSEIGSAGLYLEDYFEEQLKLIYPDRIFPGGREEQMIPPLEDEIDEEDEQMTVETAAPDEVNKPQSPSEKGILPVEDLAPLEEAATQAESEKSETEKSEKETGEVVAAIEENSPAEELKQNETAPATQVETSTSADVETKDGVAPSSPKVENPPLSTDENMDPPLTKEKPTPADVAVWEEG
- the trim24 gene encoding transcription intermediary factor 1-alpha isoform X2, which codes for MDESAENVDTDDVVIIVENEAESLPAGEERLKPQGTFGLMDTCPICKLSFHNREPKLLPCLHSFCKKCLPAPSRSADPRRPPGDNNKPIGAIQCPVCRQECWEMDVLDNFFVKDSAEVPSSTVEKTSQVCMSCDDNTEATGYCVECVEFLCVTCIEAHQRVKFTRDHTIRQKEEMSPEALGLSTQRPVFCDIHKQEPLKLFCETCDRLTCRDCQLLKHKDHNYQFLEDAYRNHKQYLETMTLQLQDKRKAIGDVSSCITTGLQQVEENRKAVTNEIKKSICNLIMEINKKGKILVNHLEALTKDHELSLKKQQDDVNSLTRHLDHVISFTKWATASHSGTALLYCKKLILYQIHYLMRASCNPSIIPQSTVRFQSRSGFWVTNVDLGSLIVERGPGRPTVVNPQAGPRAEAPTGGLSMPAQQRQNTLAQLQMQPHRQPSPNYWSWYQNVRPPGPPGPPPPTRPIHGESSPSQGPVGLTQFGRRYGTTHPDPRSPTSSMLNSTAFPHAQSLRDLIHSSSFPPKPIDVSQGTSRYPQSLNAGIDAQTSLHQRCLPESPLLKRSEAGGSVPSITISIHKPGMASSLASATADKTSALGHMAAQRRQTSPMAKPSSSDRSTGMTSWKQTTEPPSAPAVKRRRRSSPGPIIVIKDEPEDEDEVHFVQSNVGSSLPDSSTSAQSKPRQQQKVPTTAPVPTSASAGLHPQPPSQPESEKRVAPEEDPNEDWCAVCQNGGELLCCDKCPKVFHLACHIPTLNESPSGEWFCSFCRDLISPEMDYDRDRKDSPVSETFPPVDRRRCERLLLRLFCNDFSTDFQQPASPSETRRYKELIKTPMDLSVVKKKLESKDGECYIDPEGLVADVRLIFFNCAKYYKATSEIGSAGLYLEDYFEEQLKLIYPDRIFPGGREEQMIPPLEDEIDEEDEQMTVETAAPDEVNKPQSPSEKGILPVEDLAPLEEAATQAESEKSETEKSEKETGEVVAAIEENSPAEELKQNETAPATQVETSTSADVETKDGVAPSSPKVENPPLSTDENMDPPLTKEKPTPADVAVWEEG